From the genome of Rhodopirellula halodulae:
ACTCGACTGATGGGAAACCAGACAACCTGTCAGCTTGCGGCTCAACCATGACAGCGAGCGTCTCATTTTGAGTCAAAATCAGCCAGGTCGGACTCAAATCGAACGCGCCGAGTTGAGCGTTGCCGATGGCCGAATGAACGAGTGTCGAATGCAACGTTCACTGCGACAAAACACGGGATTTTCCGGCGTTTGCTAGCAAAAATCGCAATTGCTAGCACTACCCGTAGTGTCTTTGGCAAACCTTTTCACAAGATATCGTTCTTGCTTGGTGTTGTGAAACTCGGTCCTTAATCTCCCGCCCATCAGACGCGACACCGTCGCCGCGCCGCTTATCACTCACCTCATTGGAAAAGTCCGGGACTCAAAACGACCAGGTTGTTTCATGATGAGACAGGCTGGAAAGGTTTCCCTTGGTCGCCCCCATCCCTGCAGAGACGGCAGGTGGCACCAAGACGACGAAGCCACCTCGATTGAGTTCTCGCTCGATTTGTTTTGGTTGACGATAGCCAAGACAGATGCTCGCCCGATGCGGTTCACATCCAACGCTGTTACGAAGAGGATCTTCCCATGACGCGCAAGCCATTGATTGGTTTGAATGCTGATTTCCGTGCCGCCGCCCGCAGCACTCCCGCGTTCGCGTACATCGCCGCTGGATATTTCCAATCCATCATCAACGCCGGTGGCGTCCCCGTCTTGGTTCCCCCGCAAGCGGACGAGGAATCGGTCAGCCGCGTCTTGGACGCCGTCGAAGGTTTCTTGTTCATCGGTGGTGGCGACCTGGATCCCCGCAACGACGGATTCATGCTGCACCCCAGCGTCCAACCAATGGACGCCGGCCGCGAAGCCAGCGATCGCATGTTGATGGCCGAGATCGCTGAACGCCGCATGCCCGTGTTTGGCATTGGTGTTGGCATGCAATTGATCAACGTGCAACAAGGCGGCAACCTGTTCCTGCACATCAAAGAAGACTTGCCCGAAGCCGTGCCACACTTCGACGCACAAGACGTCAACCATCGTCACACGCTGAACGTCGAAAGCGATTCCTTGATCGGTCGCGTCTACGGCGACGGCGAAATCCGAGTCACCAGCCGTCACCACATGGCGATCGATGAAGTCGCCCCCGGCTTCCGCGTCACCGCACGTTGCCCCGATGGAGTGATCGAAGCCATTGAAAGCGAAATGATCGATTGGTTTGCGTTGGGCACCCAGTTCCACCCCGAGTCCGATGCGGCATCAGCGTTGGACATTCGCATCTTCGAAGAATTCGTCGACGCGGTCCGCGATCGTAACCAAGAAACCAACGCGGGCGAAACCGACGACGCGTATCGCTTGGTCGCCTGAGTCACCGTTCCAAAGGCACTCGTTTCCAGAAGTCATTCTGGGGAGAGCCACCATTCATCCTACGGAGAGATCGTCAACGAATCGTTGAAGCAATCCCTTCCCACCGGGTTCGCTGCCCACGGTTGTCCCGCGAGAACCGTTTTCCGCCAAAGGATTGGCGGGCTGGCAGCACGGATGGTTTGCCCAATGCGGCGAACCCGGTGAGAACGGGGCTCCCTCGGGAGTCCCCCGCCTTCATGGACGAAGGCCGATCAGAACCACGGACGGTTCCGGGAATCACGATTTGAAATGACAGGATAAGTCACGGCCGACAAGCTCAACCGGGCACACTCCCACCGAGTGTGCCCGGTTTTTTTGTTGGAGCGGAGAGGACTGAGTACAGAGTCGTGAGGACTGAGAGCGGAGGGCCGAGAATGTCGCGGATCGCTCCGCGGTCCAGCGTTCCACCCCAAACCGCCAACCAGGCTCCACCCCAAACACCCCAACAGCCACAGAGTGTTCGCTCCGGTTACTCGCGCGGCATTTGTTCGTAGCACAGCCAGCTTGGCTGTGGCTTCCTCAGTGTCGAGTGAATCAAACGCAAAGACGCAGAGGCGGTAGGACGCAGAGAGGTTGTTGCGTTGCCTGTGTTCGCGAGAACCAAGTCGCTCGTATGTCACCTTCCGCCATGTGAGACATGGCCTACGAACGTCACCGATCGCCCCGCCCTCAGCCCTCAGCCCTCAGCCCTCCTCACTGCTCCCCTGTGGCCCTGCATCTCTTTCCCCTTCCCCCCCACCATTTGCTTGCCGGATTGCTTTCCTGGCGCTATGGTGAAGGAGCCGAACTTTCCATCCGATCCGACGAGTCTTCTCGATGAAACGTTTTCTTTCCAACTTGGTGGCTGCCGTGCGAACCTCGATCCGCTCGGTTTCGCCTTCGATGCGACGCCGTTTGCGAACCAGCGGGCTGGCTGTCGCCCTGGGAGCGTTCTTCGGACTCGCGCCGGTCACCTCCCCGACAACCGCTCAAGACACCTCGGTCGCCGATTCCGCCACGCAGAACGAAACGGCGGAGCCATCCGATGAAAACGCCTCGAAAGAGCCGGCATACGTCCGCGTTCACGAAGACGAGGGCAAACCGCAAGCCTTGCAAACAGCCACCGTTCGCTTCGTCGGCCAACCGGGCACGCGGTACGACGGAGCCATCGTGGATTTGGTCGGCGTCGTGCACATTGGACAAGACGAATATTACGCGGAACTGAAGGAGCAACTGTCACGGTACCAAACGGTGCTGTATGAGTTGGTCGCTCCCGATGGCACCCGCATTCGGCCAGAAGACTTGGAGGAACGTCGATCCATCCTGGCCTCGGTGCAAACAGGCATGAAGGACATGCTGAACCTCGAGTACCAGCTCGAAAAGATCGATTACATGGCCGAGAATTTTCGTCACGCGGACATGAGTCCGGACGAGTTTGTCAAAGACTTGGAAGAACGCGGCGACAGCGTTTGGAAAATGGTGGCTCGCATGATGGGAGCCGGGATTGCATCGCAGGCCAAAACGGGCGGCGACGCGGGGTTGCTGCTGGCGATGTTCAGCAAAGACCGCCCGATGAAAATGAAACAAGCCATGGCCCGTCAGCTGGTCGACATCGAATTGGTCACCGCCGGCATGGATGACGCCAACGGTGAAAACACGTTGATCAAAGGCCGCAACCGCAAGGCGTTTGAGATTCTCAAAGACGAATTGGACCAAGGCAAAGACAACATCGCCGTCTTCTACGGAGCGGGCCACCTTCCTGACATGGCCGATCGCTTAGAAAACGAATTCGGCATGAAACCCACCCGTACCACATGGGCTAACGCCTGGGACCTGACAAGGAACTGATTGCAGATTGCAGATTGCAGTTCACCACCAACGCTCCATCCCAACCGACTTCACACCCGCAGAGCATTACTCCGGCGGAGAATTCCGCACGCACAACAGCCAAGCTGGCTGTCCTACGACACGCGCGCGAAACCACGAGTCGAGTCGTTCGCGTTTCACCCTCCGCCATGTGAGACATGGCCCAGATTGTCGCGGATCGCTCCGCGGTCCAGCGTCCAGCACAGACCGCCAACCAACGCTCCATCCCAACCAACTTCACAGCCGCAGAGCGTTCCCTCCGGTTAAGAATACCGCCTGCACAAC
Proteins encoded in this window:
- a CDS encoding gamma-glutamyl-gamma-aminobutyrate hydrolase family protein; the encoded protein is MTRKPLIGLNADFRAAARSTPAFAYIAAGYFQSIINAGGVPVLVPPQADEESVSRVLDAVEGFLFIGGGDLDPRNDGFMLHPSVQPMDAGREASDRMLMAEIAERRMPVFGIGVGMQLINVQQGGNLFLHIKEDLPEAVPHFDAQDVNHRHTLNVESDSLIGRVYGDGEIRVTSRHHMAIDEVAPGFRVTARCPDGVIEAIESEMIDWFALGTQFHPESDAASALDIRIFEEFVDAVRDRNQETNAGETDDAYRLVA
- a CDS encoding TraB/GumN family protein translates to MRTSGLAVALGAFFGLAPVTSPTTAQDTSVADSATQNETAEPSDENASKEPAYVRVHEDEGKPQALQTATVRFVGQPGTRYDGAIVDLVGVVHIGQDEYYAELKEQLSRYQTVLYELVAPDGTRIRPEDLEERRSILASVQTGMKDMLNLEYQLEKIDYMAENFRHADMSPDEFVKDLEERGDSVWKMVARMMGAGIASQAKTGGDAGLLLAMFSKDRPMKMKQAMARQLVDIELVTAGMDDANGENTLIKGRNRKAFEILKDELDQGKDNIAVFYGAGHLPDMADRLENEFGMKPTRTTWANAWDLTRN